A stretch of the Deltaproteobacteria bacterium genome encodes the following:
- a CDS encoding barstar family protein encodes MYRGDAGSARSRRAPHCRRRRRRVLLHRRSLQEFSTHSGVTPLASLNEILGDPKRCGVFRYGGDLDRLESAAERANLSLHKLDLSLARSKKDALKSFAKTLKFPTYFGENWDALDECLSDLDWLDAPGWMLIVTGAGKFAAVDEESLVTILDVLNSAAEYWSEEGKPFWAIVIGEGQTKGLANLKPVPEK; translated from the coding sequence ATATACCGTGGCGACGCCGGGAGCGCGCGATCGCGGCGCGCGCCGCATTGTCGCCGGCGACGGCGGCGAGTACTACTACACCGCCGATCACTACAAGAGTTTTCAACGCATTCGGGAGTAACTCCATTGGCAAGTCTGAACGAGATTCTCGGCGATCCCAAACGCTGCGGCGTGTTTCGCTACGGTGGCGACTTGGACAGGCTGGAAAGCGCAGCCGAGCGCGCCAATCTCTCGCTGCACAAGCTTGATCTTAGCCTAGCCCGCAGCAAGAAAGACGCGCTCAAGAGCTTCGCCAAGACGCTAAAGTTCCCGACCTATTTCGGCGAGAACTGGGATGCCCTCGACGAATGTCTGAGCGACCTAGACTGGCTCGACGCGCCGGGCTGGATGCTAATCGTAACCGGCGCCGGCAAGTTCGCAGCGGTCGACGAGGAAAGCCTAGTGACGATTTTAGATGTGCTAAATAGCGCCGCTGAATACTGGAGCGAAGAAGGGAAACCGTTTTGGGCGATTGTTATCGGCGAGGGTCAGACTAAAGGCTTAGCCAACCTTAAACCTGTGCCCGAGAAATAA
- a CDS encoding ABC transporter substrate-binding protein, which produces MILIKEPKLDRLKRAALPALCVVLVAMAVTSSAAAQKVRIAMPAKSMTFLNFYVGEKFGIYKAEGFDVSLEVIKPDVGVAGMVAGEIDYTSAIGTAMRAAATGVPTKAAMFTMDRVLVYLYSKPSIKSIEELKGGKTVASTGLVATPTFAAKAMARAHGLNPDRDLTFVFTGDAGNSLTSLLSGATDAAMLSMPFNIKAEESGFRNLGNAVDYLQTPFAGLGATDAKLKNNPAQVKRMIRATLKTVEYTKDPANQERIVGLLVDEFKIDRKAAAGALRDIIRAFSKDGTTTEEAIKIEIRDIREQAKIKNEVPVSQVVDYRLLEEVLAEMKR; this is translated from the coding sequence ATGATTTTGATCAAGGAACCTAAACTCGATCGGCTCAAGCGCGCAGCCCTTCCGGCTCTGTGCGTCGTTCTTGTCGCCATGGCTGTAACGAGCAGCGCCGCGGCACAAAAGGTGCGCATCGCCATGCCGGCCAAGAGCATGACGTTTTTGAACTTCTACGTCGGCGAGAAGTTCGGCATTTACAAAGCTGAAGGCTTCGATGTCTCTTTGGAAGTGATCAAGCCCGACGTCGGCGTGGCCGGCATGGTCGCCGGCGAGATCGATTATACATCGGCCATCGGTACCGCGATGCGCGCCGCCGCCACCGGCGTGCCGACCAAGGCGGCGATGTTCACCATGGATCGCGTGCTCGTCTACCTGTATTCCAAGCCATCGATCAAATCGATCGAAGAATTGAAAGGCGGCAAGACCGTCGCGTCCACCGGTTTGGTCGCCACACCAACTTTCGCGGCGAAGGCGATGGCGCGCGCCCATGGATTGAATCCCGATCGCGACCTGACGTTCGTCTTCACCGGCGACGCCGGCAATTCGCTGACCTCGCTGCTGAGCGGCGCCACCGACGCAGCGATGTTGTCCATGCCTTTTAATATCAAAGCCGAAGAGTCCGGTTTTCGAAATCTCGGCAATGCGGTCGATTATCTGCAAACCCCTTTTGCCGGGCTTGGCGCGACTGATGCGAAGCTGAAAAACAATCCCGCCCAGGTAAAGCGCATGATCCGCGCCACATTAAAAACGGTCGAGTACACCAAAGACCCGGCGAACCAGGAAAGAATCGTGGGCCTGTTAGTCGATGAGTTTAAGATCGACCGCAAGGCCGCCGCCGGCGCGCTGCGTGACATCATCCGGGCTTTCAGCAAAGATGGCACGACCACGGAAGAAGCCATCAAGATTGAAATCCGCGACATCCGCGAGCAAGCCAAGATCAAGAACGAAGTGCCGGTGAGCCAGGTGGTCGATTACAGATTGCTCGAAGAAGTGTTGGCGGAGATGAAGCGATAA
- a CDS encoding VOC family protein, with protein sequence MARIRHLAILTEDVDKLVKFYTTAFGLKIVHGVGTATYLTDGHINLAIIPIGPERKIEGPQLQVGINHFGFEVDDVAAVREACKGLQAKTDVNKRPPNREAEYRVHDPDGNPIDLSKHGWPV encoded by the coding sequence ATGGCACGCATTCGACATCTCGCGATTCTCACAGAAGACGTAGACAAGCTCGTGAAGTTTTATACGACCGCATTCGGCTTGAAGATCGTTCACGGCGTCGGCACGGCGACCTATTTGACCGACGGTCATATCAATCTAGCGATCATTCCCATCGGCCCAGAGCGTAAAATCGAAGGGCCTCAGCTTCAGGTGGGCATCAATCACTTTGGCTTCGAAGTCGACGACGTCGCGGCCGTGCGCGAGGCTTGCAAAGGACTGCAGGCGAAAACCGATGTTAATAAAAGGCCGCCCAATCGCGAGGCGGAATATCGCGTGCATGATCCGGACGGCAATCCGATTGATCTATCGAAGCATGGCTGGCCGGTGTGA
- a CDS encoding flagellar biosynthesis protein FlgM — MRLDNEQESRNIEDRRGSRVSRGAIGGGIGTIALALIAMFLGFDPGAILQGSPQSNISNEPQVQQAGGRDEGREFIAKVLGSNERVWGEIFQKAGRQYVPPKLVLFSGEEQSACGFASAASGPFYCPGDQKVYIDLSFYRELSQRFKAPGDFAQAYVVAHEVAHHVQNQLGIMGKVQAAQQRSSEREANALSVRLELQADCLAGIWANFANRDRKILEPGDVEEGLNAAAQIGDDTLQKRSQGYVVPEGFPHGSAEQRVRWFRAGLQSGDIKQCDTFAGRGVM; from the coding sequence ATGCGGCTCGACAACGAACAAGAAAGTCGGAACATCGAAGATCGCCGCGGTTCACGGGTCTCACGCGGCGCCATTGGCGGCGGCATCGGCACCATCGCGTTGGCGCTGATCGCCATGTTTCTTGGTTTTGACCCGGGCGCGATCCTGCAAGGTAGCCCGCAATCGAATATTTCCAACGAACCACAGGTGCAGCAGGCCGGCGGGCGCGACGAAGGACGCGAATTTATCGCCAAAGTGCTCGGCAGCAACGAACGGGTCTGGGGTGAAATTTTCCAAAAAGCTGGACGCCAGTACGTTCCCCCTAAGCTCGTGCTTTTCTCCGGCGAAGAGCAGTCCGCCTGCGGCTTTGCTTCGGCGGCATCGGGGCCGTTTTACTGCCCCGGCGACCAAAAGGTTTACATTGACCTTTCCTTCTATCGTGAGCTAAGCCAGCGCTTCAAAGCGCCGGGCGATTTCGCTCAAGCTTACGTGGTTGCGCACGAGGTCGCGCATCACGTGCAAAATCAGCTTGGCATCATGGGTAAGGTGCAGGCGGCGCAACAGCGTTCCAGCGAGCGCGAGGCCAACGCGCTTTCGGTGCGCCTCGAGCTGCAGGCCGATTGCCTCGCCGGCATCTGGGCCAACTTCGCCAACCGCGATCGCAAAATCCTTGAACCAGGTGACGTGGAAGAAGGCCTAAACGCCGCTGCCCAAATCGGCGACGACACCCTGCAAAAGCGTTCCCAAGGCTATGTCGTACCCGAAGGCTTCCCCCACGGCAGCGCCGAACAGCGCGTGCGCTGGTTCCGCGCCGGCCTCCAATCCGGCGACATAAAACAGTGCGACACCTTTGCCGGACGCGGTGTGATGTAA
- a CDS encoding GlsB/YeaQ/YmgE family stress response membrane protein, producing the protein MFGLIWTIVIGFVVGVIAKFIMPGKENLGFVLTTVLGIVGSIAASYAGQIIGLYDAGQGAGFIGSIVGAFVVLWGYLKVKSA; encoded by the coding sequence ATGTTCGGACTCATTTGGACGATTGTTATCGGCTTTGTCGTTGGGGTCATCGCCAAGTTCATCATGCCGGGCAAGGAAAACCTGGGTTTTGTCTTGACCACCGTCCTCGGCATCGTCGGCTCCATCGCCGCTTCCTATGCCGGGCAAATCATCGGCTTGTACGATGCTGGCCAGGGCGCCGGGTTTATCGGCTCCATCGTTGGCGCCTTTGTTGTCTTGTGGGGCTACCTGAAAGTAAAGTCCGCCTAA
- a CDS encoding ribonuclease produces MSILILFSLCASASPACAREKRANTGAEILLAELPKEGRATLALIKQGGPFPYKRDGIVFGNFEKRLPAKKRGYYREYTVATPGARDRGARRIVAGDGGEYYYTADHYKSFQRIRE; encoded by the coding sequence ATATCTATATTGATTCTGTTCTCCCTCTGCGCGTCGGCGTCGCCGGCTTGCGCACGCGAGAAACGCGCCAACACCGGCGCGGAAATTCTCTTGGCCGAGCTGCCCAAAGAGGGACGCGCGACCTTGGCGCTGATCAAGCAGGGCGGCCCCTTTCCGTACAAACGTGATGGCATCGTCTTTGGCAATTTCGAAAAGCGACTCCCCGCGAAGAAGCGCGGTTACTACCGTGAATATACCGTGGCGACGCCGGGAGCGCGCGATCGCGGCGCGCGCCGCATTGTCGCCGGCGACGGCGGCGAGTACTACTACACCGCCGATCACTACAAGAGTTTTCAACGCATTCGGGAGTAA
- a CDS encoding helix-hairpin-helix domain-containing protein produces MVNINTANVDELKALKGIGETRAKDIIEYRKKNGDFKTIEDLEKVKGIGPGTMKQIRANISVSGDTVVPKKAEPAAKAKDTKAPAKAMDKMEEKGKK; encoded by the coding sequence ATGGTCAACATCAACACCGCGAACGTTGATGAGCTGAAAGCTCTCAAGGGCATCGGTGAGACGCGGGCCAAGGACATCATCGAGTACCGCAAGAAAAACGGCGACTTCAAAACCATTGAAGACTTGGAAAAAGTTAAGGGCATCGGCCCCGGCACGATGAAACAGATTCGCGCCAATATCTCCGTGAGCGGCGACACCGTTGTCCCGAAAAAGGCCGAGCCGGCTGCCAAAGCCAAGGACACCAAAGCCCCGGCCAAAGCGATGGACAAAATGGAAGAAAAGGGCAAAAAATAA